One window of Roseisolibacter agri genomic DNA carries:
- a CDS encoding ATP-binding protein: protein MPAPSAPPMAPDVEVALARSEERFRLATRAIGGFVYDWDARTGRVEWTGGLLETIGVAPSEADPTIDWWHGRVHPDDAARVGADGHVDLLHDPTRTSYEFEYRVRHRDGRWLWVADRMHVVRDTEGRPVRAVGGVTDVTARRAAEAAGAARARRLDRLRELGAALARMLTVSEVARAVLPRAVAAASATVALLLLRTADDPDLLEAVNGVGGAAHLAAGWRLPIASSLAVARAVREGVPVWGDARDAAPAADEARALAAATGASAWVALPLRVDGRVLGTLALGYPAAPEVDDERREFLMGFADQCALAVARSRLVEAERAARARAERALAHTQRLQRLTAELARVPTPQEVAEVVLREGTAAVGAATGSVSLLGPDGDTMTTVASIGWAGRGLWERYSLAASGSPGLEALRSRVPVFVATPQELAARFPAAAASAAAAGLQATAVLPLAIGGRAQGYVSLSWSAPHAVTDEERALLEAIAAQGAQALERARLLEAERVARAEADAANRAKSDFLATMSHELRTPINAALGYAELMALEVHGPVTPAQGDALARIRRSQLALLSRINDVLSFAKLEARRVSFDLQPLDVAQLLADVEPLVAPQVAAKAQAFAITPLVQPLHAQADAERVSQILLNLVSNAVKFTPPGGRIALEASSLDEGRRVAIRVRDTGRGIPADRLESVFDPFVQVDATLTREQGGTGLGLAISRELARGMGGDLTVESVPGEGSTFTLTLPRGERRNHAAHA from the coding sequence GTGCCCGCGCCGTCCGCGCCTCCGATGGCGCCCGACGTCGAGGTCGCGCTCGCGCGCAGCGAGGAGCGCTTCCGGCTGGCGACGCGCGCCATCGGCGGCTTCGTCTACGACTGGGACGCGCGCACGGGCCGCGTGGAGTGGACCGGCGGCCTGCTGGAGACGATCGGCGTCGCGCCGTCCGAGGCCGACCCGACGATCGACTGGTGGCACGGCCGCGTGCACCCCGACGACGCGGCGCGCGTGGGCGCCGACGGGCACGTGGACCTGCTGCACGACCCGACGCGCACGTCGTACGAGTTCGAGTACCGCGTGCGCCACCGCGACGGGCGCTGGCTGTGGGTGGCGGACCGCATGCACGTCGTGCGCGACACCGAGGGCCGCCCGGTGCGCGCGGTGGGCGGCGTGACCGACGTGACCGCGCGCCGCGCGGCGGAGGCGGCAGGCGCCGCCCGCGCGCGTCGGCTCGACCGGCTGCGCGAGCTCGGCGCCGCGCTGGCGCGCATGCTGACCGTGTCGGAGGTCGCGCGCGCGGTGCTGCCGCGCGCGGTGGCCGCCGCGTCGGCGACGGTCGCGCTGCTGCTGCTCCGCACCGCGGACGATCCCGATCTGCTGGAGGCCGTGAACGGCGTCGGCGGTGCGGCGCACCTCGCGGCCGGGTGGCGGCTGCCGATCGCGTCGTCGCTGGCGGTCGCGCGCGCGGTGCGCGAGGGCGTGCCCGTGTGGGGCGACGCGCGCGACGCCGCGCCCGCCGCCGACGAGGCGCGCGCGCTGGCCGCGGCCACGGGCGCGAGCGCGTGGGTCGCGCTGCCGCTGCGCGTCGACGGGCGCGTCCTGGGGACGCTGGCGCTGGGGTATCCGGCCGCGCCCGAGGTGGACGACGAGCGGCGCGAGTTCCTCATGGGCTTCGCCGACCAGTGCGCGCTGGCGGTGGCGCGCAGCCGGCTCGTGGAGGCCGAGCGGGCCGCGCGCGCGCGCGCCGAGCGCGCGCTCGCGCACACGCAGCGGCTGCAGCGCCTGACCGCGGAGCTCGCGCGCGTGCCCACGCCGCAGGAGGTCGCGGAGGTCGTGCTGCGCGAGGGCACGGCGGCCGTCGGCGCGGCCACGGGATCGGTCAGTCTCCTGGGCCCCGACGGCGACACGATGACGACCGTCGCCAGCATCGGCTGGGCGGGGCGCGGGCTGTGGGAGCGCTACTCGCTGGCGGCCAGCGGCTCGCCGGGGCTGGAGGCGCTGCGCAGCCGCGTGCCGGTGTTCGTCGCGACGCCGCAGGAGCTGGCGGCCCGCTTTCCGGCCGCCGCCGCGTCCGCGGCCGCCGCGGGGCTGCAGGCTACCGCGGTGCTGCCGCTGGCGATCGGCGGCCGGGCGCAGGGCTACGTCAGCCTGTCGTGGAGCGCGCCGCACGCCGTGACCGACGAGGAGCGCGCGCTGCTGGAGGCGATCGCCGCGCAGGGCGCGCAGGCGCTGGAGCGCGCGCGCCTGCTGGAGGCGGAGCGCGTCGCGCGCGCCGAGGCGGACGCCGCGAACCGCGCGAAGAGCGACTTCCTCGCGACCATGTCGCACGAGCTGCGCACGCCCATCAACGCCGCGCTGGGCTACGCGGAGCTGATGGCGCTCGAGGTGCACGGCCCGGTCACGCCCGCGCAGGGCGACGCGCTGGCGCGCATTCGCCGCAGCCAGCTCGCGCTGCTCAGCCGCATCAACGACGTCCTGAGCTTCGCGAAGCTGGAGGCGCGGCGCGTCTCGTTCGACCTGCAGCCGCTGGACGTCGCGCAGCTGCTGGCCGACGTCGAGCCGCTGGTGGCGCCGCAGGTCGCGGCCAAGGCGCAGGCGTTCGCGATCACGCCGCTCGTGCAGCCGCTGCACGCGCAGGCCGACGCCGAGCGCGTCTCGCAGATCCTGCTCAACCTCGTGTCGAACGCGGTGAAGTTCACGCCGCCCGGCGGCCGCATCGCGCTCGAAGCGTCGTCGCTGGACGAGGGCCGGCGCGTCGCCATCCGCGTGCGCGACACGGGGCGCGGCATCCCCGCCGACCGCCTGGAGAGCGTCTTCGATCCGTTCGTGCAGGTGGACGCGACGCTGACGCGCGAGCAGGGCGGGACGGGGCTGGGCCTCGCGATCAGCCGCGAGCTGGCGCGCGGCATGGGCGGCGACCTGACGGTGGAGAGCGTGCCGGGCGAGGGGAGCACGTTCACGCTCACGCTCCCGCGCGGCGAGCGACGGAACCACGCGGCGCACGCGTAG
- the coxB gene encoding cytochrome c oxidase subunit II — protein sequence MPVAPLLGLLAQPRAVGEQSALRVGGPHAARIGELWNLMLWLGLAATVLTFALLAWALLRRRRPDELPPEADRPADPRGERTNDESGGRGRAGRGRPASERRGARWVVAGGIVFPTVVLLVVLVATLRVLGAVVAPANALAAPDAAPRADELAIEVVGRQYWWEVRYLDAEPARIFETANELRIPVGRRVLLRLRSGDVIHSFWVPGLQGKMDLVPGRVNVLSLQADRPGVWRGQCAEFCGVQHGKMALTVVAEPPQRFAAWQAAQRAEPAAPADSARLADRAAFLGSGCTLCHTVRGTLARGRLGPDLTHVGSRLTLAAGTLPNSPGNLHGWIADPQAHKPGSLMPPVPMTTAELHAIARYLITLR from the coding sequence ATGCCCGTCGCTCCCCTCCTCGGTCTCCTCGCGCAGCCGCGCGCGGTGGGCGAGCAGTCCGCCCTGCGCGTGGGCGGGCCGCACGCCGCGCGCATCGGCGAGCTGTGGAACCTGATGCTCTGGCTCGGGCTGGCGGCGACGGTGCTGACGTTCGCGCTGCTGGCGTGGGCGCTGCTCCGGCGGCGACGGCCCGACGAGCTGCCGCCCGAGGCCGACCGCCCCGCCGACCCGCGCGGCGAGCGCACGAACGACGAGAGCGGCGGCCGCGGACGCGCGGGGCGCGGCCGGCCGGCGAGCGAGCGGCGCGGCGCGCGCTGGGTGGTCGCGGGCGGCATCGTCTTCCCCACCGTCGTGCTGCTCGTCGTGCTGGTGGCGACGCTGCGCGTGCTCGGCGCCGTCGTCGCGCCCGCGAACGCGCTCGCCGCACCCGATGCCGCGCCGCGCGCCGACGAGCTGGCGATCGAGGTCGTCGGCCGGCAGTACTGGTGGGAGGTGCGCTACTTGGACGCCGAGCCCGCGCGGATCTTCGAGACCGCCAACGAGCTGCGCATCCCCGTCGGACGACGCGTGCTGCTGCGCCTGCGCAGCGGGGACGTCATCCACAGCTTCTGGGTGCCGGGGCTGCAGGGGAAGATGGACCTCGTGCCCGGCCGCGTGAACGTGCTGTCGCTGCAGGCCGACCGCCCGGGCGTGTGGCGCGGGCAGTGCGCGGAGTTCTGCGGCGTGCAGCACGGGAAGATGGCGCTGACCGTGGTGGCCGAGCCGCCACAGCGCTTTGCCGCGTGGCAGGCGGCGCAGCGCGCGGAGCCCGCCGCGCCCGCCGATTCCGCGCGCCTCGCCGACCGCGCGGCGTTCCTCGGCTCCGGCTGCACGCTCTGCCACACCGTGCGCGGCACGCTCGCCCGCGGTCGGCTGGGGCCCGACCTCACGCACGTGGGCAGCCGGCTCACGCTGGCCGCCGGCACGCTCCCCAACTCGCCGGGCAACCTGCACGGGTGGATCGCCGATCCGCAGGCGCACAAGCCCGGCAGCCTGATGCCCCCGGTGCCGATGACGACGGCCGAGCTGCACGCGATCGCCCGCTACCTCATCACGCTGCGCTGA
- the ctaD gene encoding cytochrome c oxidase subunit I: MATLAPPEERSPEERPPAPLPGESAAQQRAREFEATWDAPKGLLGIFTVIDNIPIANRYMVTSFAFFIVGGLLALLMRVQLARPENGFVDPHTYNQLFTMHGTTMIFLFVVPFIEAFANYLIPLLNGTRDLPFPRLTALSYWTYLFGGIFIYSSFLFGLAPDGGWFAYVPLNLKQFSPGLNMDFWDIGLSVAEVAAIGAAAEMIVGILRMRAPGMSLNRLPLFCWAMLVTSAMIIFAFTPLIVGTAMLELDRKELTRFFDARYGGDPLLWQHVFWVFGHPDVYIMFVPLVGVVSHVVQAFARRPVMSYSLMVLAIVATGFLSFGLWVHHMYTTGLSPMGMGFFAAASMAVAIPSAVNVFGWIATLWAGKPVWRTPLLFAIGGLVVFVIGGVTGVMVAATPFDWQAHDTYFVVAHLHYVLFGGTIFPIFAGLYYWIPKFSGKRLGERLGRWHFGLMFVGFNVTFLPMHWTGLQGMPRRVYTYPAGLGLEGLNLLSTVGGVVLTASIALFLVNLAQSLRHGEEAGDDPWGGDSLEWSESSPPENAQFARIPVVRSRHPMWDQATLLPVPDDDPDTTRAARLLDHAPSRWRGSLVVDVLDGRPIGLAHLPRKSGWPFVMSVGFTLVFAAALLDRAPVFFAGAAVTLAAIVGWFWPLDTERTAIDEAYVDEALADATRVDEQAHAHGDPTDARPAAHAPQDYRPGAHGLALVVGDRAANGYWGTGVLVVILLVALATLLASYFYLGDGPTPLPDGRHAPPLAPALWATGAAVLAAILTRVLTAACDRRRDGVRRLVLVALLALWAAFAWLVVRAYRAGEFAPAADAYDSSVLALLGYAALLGIAVAGMIVAALAWAWRAPRDPRGRGVALNTSLVSYATCAVWLLVLGAVHLWPRVA; encoded by the coding sequence ATGGCCACGCTCGCCCCACCCGAGGAGCGCTCGCCCGAGGAGCGGCCGCCCGCGCCCCTGCCCGGCGAGAGCGCGGCCCAGCAGCGCGCGCGCGAGTTCGAGGCGACGTGGGACGCGCCGAAGGGCCTCCTCGGCATCTTCACGGTGATCGACAACATCCCGATCGCCAACCGCTACATGGTGACGAGCTTCGCGTTCTTCATCGTGGGCGGGCTGCTGGCGCTGCTGATGCGCGTGCAGCTCGCGCGGCCGGAGAACGGGTTCGTCGATCCGCACACGTACAACCAGCTGTTCACGATGCACGGCACGACGATGATCTTCCTCTTCGTCGTCCCGTTCATCGAGGCGTTCGCGAACTACCTGATCCCGCTGCTCAACGGCACGCGCGACCTGCCCTTCCCGCGGCTCACCGCGCTCTCGTACTGGACCTACCTGTTCGGCGGGATCTTCATCTACAGCTCCTTCCTGTTCGGCCTCGCCCCGGACGGCGGCTGGTTCGCGTACGTGCCGCTGAACCTGAAGCAGTTCTCGCCGGGGCTGAACATGGACTTCTGGGACATCGGCCTCAGCGTGGCCGAGGTCGCGGCGATCGGCGCGGCGGCGGAGATGATCGTCGGCATCCTGCGCATGCGCGCGCCGGGCATGTCGCTCAACCGCCTGCCGCTGTTCTGCTGGGCGATGCTGGTGACGAGCGCGATGATCATCTTCGCGTTCACGCCGCTCATCGTCGGCACGGCGATGCTGGAGCTGGACCGCAAGGAGCTGACGCGCTTCTTCGACGCGCGCTACGGCGGCGACCCGCTGCTCTGGCAGCACGTCTTCTGGGTGTTCGGCCACCCGGACGTCTACATCATGTTCGTGCCGCTGGTGGGCGTCGTGTCGCACGTCGTGCAGGCGTTCGCGCGCCGCCCGGTGATGAGCTACTCGCTGATGGTGCTCGCCATCGTCGCGACGGGCTTCCTCAGCTTCGGGCTGTGGGTGCACCACATGTACACGACCGGGCTCTCGCCGATGGGGATGGGCTTCTTCGCGGCGGCCAGCATGGCGGTCGCGATCCCGAGCGCGGTCAACGTCTTCGGCTGGATCGCCACGCTGTGGGCGGGGAAGCCGGTGTGGCGCACGCCGCTGCTGTTCGCCATCGGCGGCCTCGTGGTGTTCGTGATCGGCGGCGTCACCGGCGTGATGGTCGCCGCCACGCCGTTCGACTGGCAGGCGCACGACACCTACTTCGTCGTCGCGCACCTGCACTACGTGCTGTTCGGCGGCACCATCTTCCCGATCTTCGCGGGCCTCTACTACTGGATCCCCAAGTTCTCGGGAAAGCGGCTCGGCGAGCGACTGGGGCGGTGGCACTTCGGGCTGATGTTCGTCGGCTTCAACGTCACCTTCCTGCCGATGCACTGGACGGGGCTGCAGGGGATGCCGCGCCGCGTCTACACGTATCCCGCGGGGCTCGGGCTCGAGGGGCTCAACCTCCTGTCGACGGTCGGCGGCGTGGTGCTCACCGCCAGCATCGCGCTCTTCCTGGTGAACCTCGCGCAGTCGCTGCGGCACGGCGAGGAGGCGGGCGACGATCCGTGGGGCGGCGACTCGCTCGAGTGGTCGGAGTCCTCGCCGCCCGAGAACGCGCAGTTCGCGCGCATCCCCGTCGTGCGCAGCCGCCACCCGATGTGGGACCAGGCGACGCTGCTCCCGGTGCCCGACGACGACCCCGACACGACGCGCGCGGCACGGCTGCTCGACCACGCGCCCTCGCGCTGGCGCGGCTCGCTCGTGGTGGACGTCCTCGACGGCCGGCCGATCGGCCTCGCGCACCTGCCGCGCAAGAGCGGCTGGCCGTTCGTGATGTCGGTCGGCTTCACGCTCGTCTTCGCGGCCGCGCTGCTGGACCGCGCGCCGGTCTTCTTCGCGGGCGCGGCGGTGACGCTGGCGGCGATCGTCGGCTGGTTCTGGCCGCTCGACACGGAGCGCACCGCGATCGACGAGGCCTACGTGGACGAAGCGCTCGCGGACGCGACGCGCGTGGACGAGCAGGCGCACGCACACGGCGACCCGACCGACGCGCGCCCGGCCGCGCACGCGCCGCAGGACTACCGCCCGGGCGCGCACGGCCTCGCGCTGGTCGTCGGCGACCGCGCCGCGAACGGCTACTGGGGCACGGGCGTGCTGGTCGTGATCCTCCTCGTCGCCCTCGCGACGCTGCTGGCGTCGTACTTCTACCTCGGCGACGGCCCGACGCCGCTGCCCGACGGCCGCCACGCGCCGCCGCTCGCGCCCGCGCTGTGGGCCACGGGCGCGGCGGTGCTCGCGGCGATCCTCACGCGCGTGCTCACCGCCGCCTGCGACCGCCGCCGCGACGGCGTGCGCCGCCTCGTGCTCGTCGCGCTGCTCGCGCTCTGGGCGGCGTTCGCGTGGCTGGTGGTGCGCGCCTACCGCGCGGGCGAGTTCGCGCCCGCGGCCGACGCCTACGACTCGAGCGTGCTCGCGCTGCTGGGCTACGCGGCGCTGCTGGGCATCGCGGTCGCCGGGATGATCGTCGCGGCGCTGGCGTGGGCGTGGCGCGCGCCGCGCGATCCGCGCGGCCGCGGCGTCGCGCTCAACACGTCGCTCGTGAGCTACGCGACGTGCGCCGTCTGGCTGCTGGTGCTGGGCGCGGTCCACCTCTGGCCGCGCGTCGCATGA
- a CDS encoding c-type cytochrome, translated as MRVRACLAAALLAPVVALAGCREGGVTPRPAVSGGDAERGRRMVAAYGCGGCHAVPDVPGAVGRVGPSLHALAARSYLAGTIRNDPETLVRWIQDPQALRPGTAMPDLNVGPRDARDIAAFLYTDHAGGLGPPHLLPKRWLGAH; from the coding sequence ATGAGGGTGCGTGCGTGTCTCGCGGCCGCGCTGCTCGCGCCGGTGGTCGCGCTGGCCGGCTGCCGCGAGGGCGGCGTCACGCCGCGCCCCGCCGTCAGCGGCGGCGACGCCGAGCGTGGGCGCCGGATGGTGGCGGCGTACGGGTGCGGTGGGTGCCACGCCGTGCCCGACGTGCCCGGTGCCGTGGGGCGCGTGGGCCCGTCGCTGCACGCGCTCGCGGCGCGGTCCTACCTCGCCGGCACGATCCGCAACGACCCCGAGACGCTCGTGCGCTGGATCCAGGATCCGCAGGCGCTGCGGCCGGGCACCGCGATGCCCGACCTGAACGTCGGCCCGCGCGACGCGCGCGACATCGCGGCCTTCCTCTACACCGACCACGCGGGCGGCCTCGGCCCTCCGCACCTGCTGCCGAAGCGATGGCTCGGCGCACACTGA
- a CDS encoding methanol/ethanol family PQQ-dependent dehydrogenase yields the protein MPPSRRMPNCALVLLLAACDRSDATVESAGARPTAAANDSAPAASPAAPDAGEDGQWTMPARDHASTRYSRLTEITTANVKDLQLAWTFSTGVLRGHEAAPLVVGSTMYVVTPYPNHLYAIDLAQPGGALKWRYDPKPARAAQGVACCDVVNRGAAYADGKIFFNTLDVQTVAVDAATGKEVWKVQLGDINRGESITMAPLVVKGKVLVGNSGGEFGVRGWLTALDASTGAIAWRAYGTGPDSDVRIGADFQPFYAADREKDLGVKTWSGDQWKVGGATAWGWISYDPRLDLIYYGTSNPGVWNPAQRPGDNKWASSIFARDPDTGMARWAYQWTPHDEHDFDGINENLLLDLPIGGRTRAVLVRPERNGFVYVLDRATGEVLSADPFGPVTWARGIDLKTGRPILNPEKATGNRLARDVCPASPGMKDWQPSAWSPRTRLLYLPHNNLCMDYEGVETGYIAGTPYVGAQVRMYAGPGGHRGVFAAWDPVARRKVWEIKEKFPAWSGTVVTAGDVVFYGTMDRWFKAVDARTGALLWQFRTGSGIIGQPITYRGPDGKQYVAVLAGVGGWAGAAALGLQPEVDPHIALGFADAMKDLPQHTPQGGMLYVFALPDRGGTR from the coding sequence ATGCCTCCTTCCCGCCGCATGCCCAACTGCGCGCTCGTGCTGCTGCTCGCGGCGTGCGACCGCTCCGACGCCACCGTGGAGTCCGCGGGCGCACGGCCGACCGCGGCAGCGAACGACTCCGCGCCAGCCGCGTCGCCCGCCGCGCCCGATGCCGGCGAGGACGGACAGTGGACGATGCCCGCGCGCGACCACGCGTCCACGCGCTACAGCCGGCTGACCGAGATCACCACCGCGAACGTGAAGGACCTGCAGCTCGCGTGGACCTTCTCGACCGGCGTGCTGCGCGGGCACGAGGCGGCGCCGCTCGTCGTCGGCAGCACGATGTACGTCGTCACGCCGTACCCCAACCACCTGTACGCGATCGACCTCGCGCAGCCGGGCGGCGCGCTGAAGTGGCGCTACGACCCGAAGCCCGCGCGCGCCGCGCAGGGCGTGGCGTGCTGCGACGTCGTCAACCGCGGCGCCGCGTATGCGGATGGGAAGATCTTCTTCAACACGCTCGACGTGCAGACCGTCGCGGTGGACGCGGCGACCGGCAAGGAAGTGTGGAAGGTGCAGCTCGGCGACATCAACCGCGGCGAGAGCATCACCATGGCGCCGCTGGTGGTGAAGGGCAAGGTGCTGGTGGGCAACAGCGGCGGCGAGTTCGGCGTGCGCGGCTGGCTCACCGCGCTCGACGCGAGCACGGGCGCGATCGCGTGGCGCGCGTACGGCACGGGCCCCGACAGCGACGTGCGCATCGGCGCCGACTTCCAGCCGTTCTACGCCGCCGACCGCGAGAAGGACCTCGGCGTGAAGACGTGGAGCGGCGACCAGTGGAAGGTCGGCGGCGCGACCGCGTGGGGGTGGATCTCGTACGATCCGCGGCTCGACCTGATCTACTACGGCACGTCGAACCCCGGCGTGTGGAACCCCGCGCAGCGGCCCGGCGACAACAAGTGGGCGTCGTCGATCTTCGCGCGCGATCCTGACACGGGCATGGCGCGCTGGGCCTACCAGTGGACGCCGCACGACGAGCACGACTTCGACGGCATCAACGAGAACCTGCTGCTCGACCTGCCGATCGGCGGGCGCACGCGCGCGGTGCTCGTGCGCCCCGAGCGCAACGGCTTCGTCTACGTGCTCGATCGCGCGACGGGCGAGGTGCTCTCCGCCGATCCCTTCGGGCCGGTGACGTGGGCGCGCGGCATCGACCTCAAGACGGGGCGCCCGATCCTCAACCCCGAGAAGGCGACGGGCAACCGCCTCGCGCGCGACGTCTGCCCCGCGTCGCCGGGGATGAAGGACTGGCAGCCGTCGGCGTGGTCGCCGCGCACGCGCCTCCTCTACCTCCCGCACAACAACCTGTGCATGGACTACGAGGGCGTGGAGACCGGCTACATCGCCGGCACGCCGTACGTGGGCGCGCAGGTGCGCATGTACGCGGGCCCCGGCGGACATCGCGGCGTGTTCGCGGCGTGGGATCCGGTCGCGCGCCGCAAGGTGTGGGAGATAAAGGAGAAGTTCCCGGCGTGGAGCGGCACCGTCGTCACCGCGGGCGACGTCGTGTTCTACGGCACGATGGACCGCTGGTTCAAGGCGGTCGACGCGCGCACGGGCGCGCTGCTCTGGCAGTTCCGCACGGGCTCGGGGATCATCGGGCAGCCCATCACGTACCGCGGGCCCGACGGCAAGCAGTACGTCGCGGTGCTCGCCGGCGTCGGCGGCTGGGCGGGCGCCGCCGCGCTCGGCCTCCAGCCGGAGGTCGATCCGCACATCGCGCTCGGCTTCGCGGACGCGATGAAGGACCTGCCGCAGCACACGCCGCAGGGCGGGATGCTGTACGTCTTCGCGCTGCCCGACCGCGGAGGCACGCGATGA
- a CDS encoding c-type cytochrome, translated as MTRVRLFVLATALATALAACGEPAAERTLPGGAPVRDTAALRTSALSAGGARADVAMRNPYADDALAVAEGRTLYNAMNCSGCHGGAGGGGIGPPLADADWIYGGQSENIVEAILKGRPNGMPAFGQRLPAAEAWKIAAYVATLHDPKADASRVGMPGR; from the coding sequence ATGACGCGCGTCCGGTTGTTCGTGCTCGCGACGGCGCTCGCGACGGCGCTCGCGGCGTGCGGCGAGCCGGCGGCGGAGCGCACGCTGCCGGGCGGCGCGCCGGTGCGCGACACCGCCGCGCTGCGCACCAGCGCGCTCTCGGCCGGCGGCGCGCGCGCGGACGTCGCGATGCGCAACCCGTACGCGGACGACGCGCTCGCGGTCGCCGAGGGGCGCACGCTGTACAACGCGATGAACTGCAGCGGGTGCCACGGCGGCGCGGGCGGCGGCGGCATCGGCCCACCGCTCGCGGACGCGGACTGGATCTACGGCGGCCAGTCGGAGAACATCGTCGAGGCGATCCTCAAGGGCCGCCCGAACGGCATGCCCGCGTTCGGCCAGCGGCTGCCGGCGGCCGAGGCGTGGAAGATCGCGGCGTACGTGGCGACGCTGCACGATCCCAAGGCGGACGCCAGTCGCGTGGGCATGCCGGGCCGCTAG